The Microbacterium horticulturae region CGAACGCCGACGGCGACGCGGCCAAGCAGCAGCAGCAGGCCGAGTCGATGCTCACGCAGGGCGTCGACGTCCTGGTGCTCGACCCGTTCGACGGCAAGGCGGCCGCCGCGATCGTCAACCAGGCCAAGGCCAAGAACATCCCGGTCGTCTCGTATGACCGTCTCATCGACAGCGCCGACGTCTCGTACTACGTGTCGTTCGACAACGAGAAGGTCGGACAGCTGCAGGCGCAGGCGCTCGTCGACCGCATGAAGGAGCTCGGCCTGCCCAGCAACGCGGGCATCATCATGGTCAACGGCTCGCCGACCGACCCGAACGCCGCCCAGTTCAAGAAGGGCGCCCACAGCGTCATCGACTCGTCGGGCCTGACGGTGCTGGCCGAGTACGACACACCCGGATGGGAGCCCCCCAAGGCCCAGGACTGGGTCTCGGGCCAGGTCACGCAGTTCGGTGACAAGATCAAGGGCGTCTACGATGCGAACGATGACACCGCCGGCGGCGCTATCGCAGCGCTGAAGGCGGGCGGCATCTCGCCGCTGCCGCCGGTGACCGGTCAGGATGCCGCGCTCTCGGGCATCCAGCGCATCATCGCGGGCGACCAGTACATGACCGTCTACAAGGCGTTCAAGCCCGAGGCCAATCAGGCCGCTGAGCTCGCCGTCGCACTGGCCAAGGGCGAGAGCCCGAAGGCCGACACCACCGCCGACACCACGAGCGGGGCATCCATCCCCTCGTTCCTGCTGACCCCGGTGGCCGTCACGGTCGACAACATCATGGACACGGTCGTCAAGGACGGGCTGTACACGGTTGACCAGATCTGCACGTCGGCGTACAAGTCGGCATGTGAGAAGAACGGCATCCAGTAACCTTCCCTCCGCGTGTGCCGGCCGGCCTCGCCCGGCCGGCACACGCACACCCGAAACGAAGGAGACGCCGTGACCTCGGCATCCACTCTCGACGAACAACGCGCCCCCGCCCGCGAGCCGGTCCTGTCGATCCGCGGGATCTCGAAGGGCTTCGGCGCTGTCCGCGCCCTCACCGACATCGACATGGACGTCTACGCGGGCGAAGTCGTCGCTCTGGTCGGCGACAACGGCGCGGGCAAGTCGACGCTCGTGAAGATCCTCGCGGGCGTGCACGGCGCCGACCACGGCACGATCACGTTCAACGGCGAGACCGTGTCGATCCCCTCGCCCACCGCCTCGCGCGAACTGGGCATCGCCACGGTGTTCCAAGACCTTGCCCTCTGCGACAACCTCGATGTCGTCGCGAACCTGTTCCTCGGGCGTGAGCTCGGCGGCCTCGGCATGAACGAAGAGGCCATGGAGGAGCGCTCGTGGGAGCTGCTGCGGCAGCTC contains the following coding sequences:
- a CDS encoding sugar ABC transporter substrate-binding protein, yielding MKKISMKRALVATTALLLSAGMLSACSNGAQKQSDNGSPAADNASSAKIGLLLPDNVTERYASADKPYFEAKVKDLCAGCTVLYANADGDAAKQQQQAESMLTQGVDVLVLDPFDGKAAAAIVNQAKAKNIPVVSYDRLIDSADVSYYVSFDNEKVGQLQAQALVDRMKELGLPSNAGIIMVNGSPTDPNAAQFKKGAHSVIDSSGLTVLAEYDTPGWEPPKAQDWVSGQVTQFGDKIKGVYDANDDTAGGAIAALKAGGISPLPPVTGQDAALSGIQRIIAGDQYMTVYKAFKPEANQAAELAVALAKGESPKADTTADTTSGASIPSFLLTPVAVTVDNIMDTVVKDGLYTVDQICTSAYKSACEKNGIQ
- a CDS encoding ATP-binding cassette domain-containing protein → MTSASTLDEQRAPAREPVLSIRGISKGFGAVRALTDIDMDVYAGEVVALVGDNGAGKSTLVKILAGVHGADHGTITFNGETVSIPSPTASRELGIATVFQDLALCDNLDVVANLFLGRELGGLGMNEEAMEERSWELLRQLSAKIPSVRIAVASLSGGQRQTVAIARSLIGEPEIVILDEPTAALGVAQTAEVLNLIERLRERGLGVILISHNMADVQAVADRVVVLRLGRNNGVFRTADVSYEDIVAAITGATDNPVSTRSAAHPTEKDAL